A segment of the Caldivirga sp. genome:
GGTCAGGGAATTGACTTGAAAAACTATTAAATAAAAAGCCTAATTAAGACTCATGCGGGTCTGCGTCATAGGGTTAGGGAGAATGGGTAGGGGTATTGCAGTGAACTTATCGAGAAAAGGACATGAGGTCCTAGGTTTCGATATTGATCCTAACGCTGCAAGTAAGCTCAGCGGTAGTAACGTAATAGTGACTAGTGACATGCTTAAGTGCCCTGAGGGCGCTGATTACGTAATTATTGCAGTGCCGACAGGTAAGGAGTCAATAAGCGTAATTAATAGTATTGCTGGGGTTGTTAAGGGAACAATACTGGATACCACAACAATGAGCCTTAGTGAACTGAAGGATGCACTTAAGGTTGTAGAGGAAAGGGGATTAAGGTACTTATCAGTCAGGCTTGAGAAAGGGCCTAGAGAGGCTGAGAGAGGGGAACTTATCCTATATGTGGGTGGTGATGAGGAATTATTTAAGGAATCAAGCAGTATCCTAAGCCAAATAGGTACACCAGTGTACGTTGGTAACCATGAGCAAGCCACAGCACTTAAACTAATAAGCAACGTAATATTAACAGCAAATGCAGTAATACTGGCCGAAGTATCAGCAGTCATCCGTAAACTCGGAATGGATCCAGACACCGTAGTTAAGGCATTATCAATGGGCGGCTCTGATTCAGCTCAATTAAGGGCTAGACTACCATGGATGCTTAAGGGTAATTACGGCGAATCCTTCTCACTGAGACTTGCCAGGGATGTTATTGATAAGGCCCTTGAATACGCACAATCCATGGGCATTCAACTACCCATAACAACCCTCATAGATGAATTACTCAGGATTGCTGAAGCGGCTGGATACGGTTCAAAAGACTTCTCTGAAATAGCAGAAATGCTTAAGGTTAATGAAAGAAAACTTTAAGGCAAGAAATATTGGAATCTAAAATATCTACAACACCGCACTAAGAGAGAAATAAATATTTATTTTTTGATTTAGGGTTGTTTTGTTTATCTTCTTCTTAGTGCTATTATTGCTGCTGTGGCTGCTACTATAATCACTATGATTACTATGCCTATTACTAGTGTTGTGCTTACTA
Coding sequences within it:
- a CDS encoding NAD(P)-dependent oxidoreductase, with protein sequence MRVCVIGLGRMGRGIAVNLSRKGHEVLGFDIDPNAASKLSGSNVIVTSDMLKCPEGADYVIIAVPTGKESISVINSIAGVVKGTILDTTTMSLSELKDALKVVEERGLRYLSVRLEKGPREAERGELILYVGGDEELFKESSSILSQIGTPVYVGNHEQATALKLISNVILTANAVILAEVSAVIRKLGMDPDTVVKALSMGGSDSAQLRARLPWMLKGNYGESFSLRLARDVIDKALEYAQSMGIQLPITTLIDELLRIAEAAGYGSKDFSEIAEMLKVNERKL